Proteins encoded together in one Scytonema millei VB511283 window:
- a CDS encoding CobW family GTP-binding protein, whose product MTSTIASPTETHLVIPKRGMPVTIITGFLGSGKTTLLNYILSNCQDLKVAVLVNEFGDINIDSQLLVSMDEDMVELSNGCICCTINDGLVDAVYRVLERSDRVDYMVIETTGVADPLPIILTFLGTELRDLTRLDSIVTVVDAQTFTPEHFESEAALKQITYADMTLLNKTDLAAPEKVKDLEAYINTVKVGARILHTQYGQAPLPLILDAQLTQPEAYRKLLDEEETSAREEHSEHHHHEHHHHEHHHDEHHHHEHHHHHSHHLENDGFVSVSFESDRPMDVKKFESFLQEQLPKDVFRAKGILWFTDSDLRNIFQLSGPRFDLQGEEWRTPPKNQIVFIGRNLDADEIKHNLTCCLA is encoded by the coding sequence ATGACTAGCACGATTGCTTCTCCAACCGAAACACACTTAGTTATTCCCAAACGGGGAATGCCCGTGACCATCATTACTGGTTTTTTAGGCAGCGGCAAAACGACTTTATTGAACTACATTTTGAGCAATTGCCAAGATTTGAAGGTGGCAGTTTTAGTCAACGAGTTTGGCGATATCAATATCGATAGCCAATTATTGGTATCGATGGATGAAGACATGGTGGAACTCAGTAATGGTTGTATTTGCTGCACGATTAACGACGGGTTGGTAGATGCAGTTTACCGAGTGCTGGAGCGGAGCGATCGCGTAGACTACATGGTAATTGAAACTACAGGTGTTGCCGATCCATTACCAATTATCCTGACGTTTTTGGGGACAGAATTACGGGATTTAACTCGCTTGGATTCAATTGTAACTGTTGTGGATGCCCAGACATTTACACCGGAGCATTTTGAGAGCGAAGCGGCATTGAAACAGATTACCTATGCAGATATGACTTTGCTAAACAAAACAGATCTCGCGGCTCCAGAGAAGGTGAAGGATTTAGAGGCGTATATCAATACGGTAAAAGTGGGAGCCAGAATTCTTCATACTCAATATGGTCAAGCGCCATTGCCACTGATTTTGGATGCCCAGTTGACTCAGCCAGAAGCATACCGAAAATTGCTGGATGAAGAAGAGACATCTGCACGCGAGGAGCATTCCGAGCATCATCACCACGAGCATCATCACCACGAGCATCATCACGACGAACACCATCACCACGAGCATCACCATCACCATTCCCACCACTTAGAAAACGATGGATTTGTATCGGTATCGTTTGAGAGCGATCGCCCAATGGATGTCAAAAAATTTGAATCTTTTTTGCAAGAGCAGTTACCTAAGGATGTATTTCGCGCCAAAGGCATTCTCTGGTTTACAGATAGCGATTTGCGTAACATTTTTCAACTGAGCGGCCCCCGTTTTGACTTGCAAGGAGAAGAGTGGCGCACCCCACCCAAAAACCAGATTGTTTTTATCGGGCGCAATCTCGATGCAGATGAAATCAAGCACAATCTGACTTGCTGCCTTGCCTGA
- a CDS encoding Crp/Fnr family transcriptional regulator, translating into MSYVQPICRNRKDVTISPAIPTKLQFQRRDRLPENKEVLWQIESGVVRSITWSQEGELVCLGYWGVGDVVGHALSRVQPYEIHCLTNVEVSRWNRNQWAHLTDAIVHHQQQTEELLSIIHINPISQKLWQLLVWLSQKFGCKVDNGQTLELPLTHQQLAQTLGTSRVTVTRVLQQLEAEGKIRRQRRRLVVTTT; encoded by the coding sequence ATGAGCTATGTCCAGCCTATTTGTCGCAACCGAAAAGATGTAACGATATCTCCAGCGATCCCAACTAAATTACAGTTTCAACGCCGCGATCGCCTACCAGAAAATAAAGAAGTTTTATGGCAAATTGAATCCGGGGTTGTCCGCAGCATCACTTGGAGTCAAGAGGGCGAGTTGGTTTGTCTGGGGTACTGGGGAGTGGGAGATGTTGTCGGACATGCACTATCACGAGTGCAGCCCTACGAAATCCACTGTTTGACAAATGTAGAAGTCAGTCGCTGGAACCGCAATCAGTGGGCGCATTTAACAGATGCGATCGTTCACCACCAGCAACAAACTGAAGAACTATTGAGCATCATTCATATCAATCCTATATCTCAAAAATTGTGGCAGCTACTCGTGTGGTTGAGTCAAAAATTCGGTTGCAAAGTTGACAACGGGCAGACGCTTGAGCTACCACTCACCCATCAGCAGTTGGCTCAAACGTTGGGTACGAGCCGAGTGACAGTAACCAGAGTTCTCCAGCAGTTAGAAGCAGAGGGAAAAATCCGACGGCAGCGGCGGCGACTCGTCGTGACAACGACTTGA
- a CDS encoding ArsR/SmtB family transcription factor: MDAVFKALADPSRRKLLDLLYTHNGQTLSELCEHLDMTRQAVTKHLALLEAVNLIVIVWHGREKLHYLNPVPIQEIYDRWLSKYERHQLDALSQLKRNLEGNTKETQHG, encoded by the coding sequence ATGGATGCAGTGTTTAAAGCCCTTGCCGATCCGAGTCGGAGAAAGTTGCTCGATCTGTTATATACCCATAACGGACAAACATTAAGCGAACTGTGCGAACACCTTGATATGACGCGGCAAGCCGTGACCAAACATCTCGCGCTGTTAGAGGCAGTGAATCTAATTGTCATCGTCTGGCACGGGCGAGAAAAACTGCATTACCTTAACCCAGTACCGATTCAGGAGATTTACGATCGCTGGCTGAGTAAATACGAACGCCATCAACTGGACGCTTTAAGTCAGTTAAAGCGAAATCTCGAAGGAAACACCAAGGAGACTCAACATGGATAA
- a CDS encoding SRPBCC domain-containing protein — protein sequence MDKPTFVYVTYIATTLEQLWEAIVSEQFTQQYWEGGQLQSDWKVGSSVQQIDEDGEPEDIGEVLESQPPYLLSYTFGSSNIMGSVPNHVRFELEQYGSTVKLTLIHDLLDIQSYMSVSRNWTASLSYLKRLLEIEDVLALVA from the coding sequence ATGGATAAACCCACCTTCGTTTACGTGACCTACATTGCTACCACGCTCGAACAACTTTGGGAAGCGATCGTCAGCGAACAATTCACCCAGCAGTATTGGGAAGGCGGGCAACTTCAGTCTGACTGGAAGGTAGGTTCATCCGTGCAGCAGATTGACGAAGATGGCGAACCTGAAGACATTGGCGAAGTCTTGGAATCTCAGCCGCCATACCTGCTCTCCTATACCTTCGGATCGTCCAACATCATGGGATCTGTGCCGAATCACGTCCGCTTCGAGCTGGAGCAGTACGGCAGCACTGTGAAGTTAACGCTGATTCACGATCTCCTTGATATCCAAAGCTACATGAGCGTGAGCCGCAATTGGACTGCTAGCCTGTCCTATCTCAAGCGTCTGCTGGAAATCGAAGATGTACTAGCGTTAGTTGCTTGA
- the clpP gene encoding ATP-dependent Clp endopeptidase proteolytic subunit ClpP, with the protein MIPTVIEQSSRGERAFDIYSRLLRERIIFLAEAIDSDTANRIVAQMLFLEAEDPQKDIYLYVNSPGGSVVAGLGIYDTMNHIRPDVCTICYGMAASMGAFLLGAGTKGKRSSLPSSRIMIHQPSGGVQGQAVDIEIQAKEILYLRRQINQRMASYTGKSLEQIEQDTDRDFFMSAAEAVEYGLIDRAIERPTLPIHPELVAAR; encoded by the coding sequence ATGATTCCTACCGTAATTGAACAATCGAGTCGGGGGGAAAGAGCCTTCGACATTTACTCTCGCTTGCTGCGAGAACGAATTATTTTCCTAGCAGAAGCGATCGACTCGGATACAGCTAACCGAATTGTGGCGCAAATGCTGTTTTTAGAAGCAGAAGACCCTCAAAAGGATATTTATTTGTACGTCAATTCTCCGGGTGGCTCTGTGGTTGCAGGTTTGGGCATTTATGACACGATGAACCATATTCGTCCAGATGTTTGCACGATTTGCTATGGCATGGCAGCCAGTATGGGCGCGTTTTTGCTCGGTGCGGGTACTAAAGGCAAGCGCAGCAGTTTACCGAGTTCGCGAATTATGATTCACCAGCCTTCCGGTGGGGTGCAGGGACAGGCAGTGGATATCGAGATTCAAGCCAAGGAAATCCTCTACCTCAGACGGCAAATTAATCAGCGGATGGCTAGCTATACGGGGAAATCCTTGGAGCAAATTGAGCAAGACACCGACCGAGATTTCTTTATGTCGGCGGCTGAGGCGGTGGAGTATGGTTTGATCGATCGGGCGATCGAGCGCCCGACTCTCCCGATTCATCCCGAACTGGTAGCAGCTAGATAA
- a CDS encoding nuclear transport factor 2 family protein has product MDNHIEHQIVEAEEKLRLAMLHSDVKALDELLSPRLLFTNHLGHLVGKEEDLAGHKSGALKLNSLSASEQQILLTGDVAIVSVKMQLSGSYNDTPTNGIFRFTRVWSQSQDGTWQIIAGHSGIVS; this is encoded by the coding sequence ATGGATAATCACATTGAGCATCAAATCGTCGAGGCAGAAGAAAAGCTCAGGCTGGCAATGCTTCACTCCGATGTGAAAGCATTAGATGAATTGCTGTCGCCTAGATTACTTTTTACAAATCACTTGGGGCATTTGGTAGGAAAAGAGGAAGATCTGGCGGGTCACAAGTCTGGCGCTCTCAAACTCAACTCACTGTCAGCTTCCGAGCAGCAGATTTTGTTAACAGGTGATGTGGCGATCGTTTCAGTAAAAATGCAATTGTCGGGTAGTTACAATGATACGCCTACAAATGGCATTTTTCGGTTTACTAGGGTTTGGTCGCAGTCTCAGGATGGGACTTGGCAGATTATAGCTGGACATTCAGGTATCGTGTCCTAG
- a CDS encoding heavy-metal-associated domain-containing protein, translating into MLIQLKVPKLACAACVDAVTQAVKKVDATAKVEADPKTKMVSIETQRSVAEIENAIAAVGYPVA; encoded by the coding sequence ATGTTAATCCAGCTCAAAGTTCCCAAACTCGCTTGCGCTGCTTGTGTCGATGCTGTAACTCAAGCAGTGAAGAAGGTTGATGCAACGGCAAAAGTAGAAGCCGATCCGAAAACAAAAATGGTCAGTATCGAGACGCAACGATCGGTAGCAGAAATTGAAAACGCGATCGCTGCTGTAGGCTATCCTGTGGCTTAA
- a CDS encoding heavy metal translocating P-type ATPase: MDNITLKLKGMSCASCANNIEAAIRSVPGVSHASVNFGAEQATVTYDPRKTDVATLQNAVDAAGYAAQPMQEDVLAADDDAERRARQVENRDLTRKVWTSGIISAVLVIGSLPAMTGLSIPFIPMWLHNPWLQLILTAPVQFWCGASFYVNAWKAFKRHTATMDTLVAIGTGAAYLYSLFPTFFPEWFLAQGLNPDVYYEAAAVIITLILLGRLLENRAKGQTSEAIRKLIGLQAKTARVIRGDREVDVPIAEVVVGDIILVRPGEKIPVDGEIVDGSSTIDESMVTGESLPVKKQPGDEAIGATINKTGSFKFRATRVGKDTFLAQIVKLVQQAQGSKAPIQRLADQVTGWFVPAVIAIAIATFVIWFNIMGNLTMALITTVGVLIIACPCALGLATPTSIMVGTGKGAENGILIKGAESLELAHKLQAIVLDKTGTITQGKPTVTDFVTVNGTAHSNELNLLRLAASVERNSEHPLAEAVVQYARSQGVEPTEVREFEAVAGSGVQGYVSDRLIQIGTQHWMNELGINTSQLQQQWDRLEYLGKTVIWIAIDRTVQGIMGISDAVKPSSTQAIRTMQRMGLEVVMLTGDNRRTAEVIAREVGIKRVMAEVRPDQKAEVVKSLQLEKQGKNSKFKIQNFPTPKIVAMVGDGINDAPALAQADVGIAIGTGTDVAIAASDITLISGDLQGIVTAIQLSRATIRNIRQNLFFAFIYNVAGIPIAAGLLFPFFGWLLSPIIAGAAMAFSSVSVVTNALRLRNFHPKTAR; this comes from the coding sequence ATGGATAACATCACGCTGAAACTAAAAGGCATGAGTTGTGCCTCTTGTGCTAACAACATTGAAGCCGCAATTCGCTCTGTTCCTGGAGTGAGTCATGCCAGCGTTAACTTTGGTGCAGAACAAGCCACAGTCACTTACGATCCTCGTAAAACAGATGTGGCGACACTGCAAAATGCGGTTGACGCAGCCGGGTATGCCGCTCAGCCGATGCAAGAAGACGTGTTGGCAGCAGATGACGATGCCGAACGTCGGGCGCGGCAGGTAGAAAATCGCGACTTGACTCGTAAGGTTTGGACTAGCGGTATTATTAGTGCAGTGCTGGTTATTGGGTCGTTGCCTGCTATGACGGGGTTATCTATCCCCTTCATCCCCATGTGGCTGCACAATCCCTGGCTACAACTGATACTCACGGCTCCAGTGCAGTTCTGGTGTGGTGCATCCTTCTATGTTAATGCCTGGAAAGCTTTCAAGCGCCATACAGCCACGATGGATACCCTAGTGGCGATCGGTACGGGTGCGGCTTACTTATATTCCCTGTTTCCTACTTTCTTTCCTGAGTGGTTTCTGGCTCAGGGTTTGAACCCAGACGTTTACTACGAAGCCGCCGCTGTCATCATCACCTTAATCTTGTTGGGAAGACTGCTAGAGAATCGCGCTAAGGGACAAACCTCAGAAGCAATTCGCAAACTGATCGGCTTGCAGGCAAAAACAGCGCGTGTCATTCGTGGCGATCGCGAGGTAGATGTGCCGATTGCCGAAGTCGTTGTGGGCGATATCATCCTGGTTCGTCCTGGAGAAAAGATTCCTGTGGATGGAGAGATCGTTGATGGCTCCTCCACGATTGATGAGTCCATGGTGACGGGTGAAAGCCTGCCTGTGAAAAAGCAACCTGGAGATGAAGCAATTGGGGCGACGATCAATAAAACTGGTAGCTTTAAATTTCGGGCAACACGAGTTGGCAAAGATACATTTTTAGCGCAAATTGTCAAGCTCGTACAGCAAGCTCAGGGTTCTAAAGCACCGATTCAACGGTTGGCAGACCAAGTGACGGGATGGTTTGTACCTGCGGTCATCGCGATCGCAATCGCTACTTTTGTCATCTGGTTTAACATCATGGGCAACCTGACGATGGCGCTGATTACCACTGTTGGAGTGTTGATTATCGCCTGTCCCTGTGCCTTGGGTTTAGCTACACCAACCTCAATCATGGTCGGAACGGGTAAAGGTGCGGAAAACGGTATTTTAATTAAAGGTGCAGAAAGCCTGGAACTGGCACACAAACTGCAAGCGATCGTGCTTGATAAAACGGGTACGATTACGCAAGGCAAGCCAACTGTCACCGATTTTGTCACGGTTAACGGAACGGCACATAGCAACGAGCTAAATCTTTTGCGTCTAGCGGCATCCGTCGAGCGCAATTCCGAGCATCCCTTAGCTGAAGCAGTAGTACAATATGCCCGATCGCAGGGTGTGGAACCGACGGAAGTACGAGAGTTTGAAGCAGTTGCAGGTAGTGGCGTGCAAGGATATGTATCTGACCGATTAATCCAAATTGGTACGCAGCACTGGATGAACGAACTGGGCATCAATACCAGCCAATTACAGCAACAGTGGGATCGATTGGAGTATCTCGGTAAAACAGTTATTTGGATAGCGATCGATCGCACAGTCCAAGGAATTATGGGAATTTCCGATGCCGTCAAACCATCTTCGACTCAAGCAATCCGCACGATGCAACGAATGGGATTAGAAGTGGTAATGCTGACTGGTGACAACCGCCGCACGGCAGAAGTTATTGCCCGTGAAGTTGGGATTAAACGAGTCATGGCAGAAGTTCGTCCCGACCAAAAAGCTGAGGTTGTTAAGTCTCTGCAATTAGAAAAGCAGGGGAAAAATTCAAAATTCAAAATTCAAAATTTCCCGACTCCCAAAATTGTTGCAATGGTTGGCGATGGAATTAACGACGCACCAGCCTTGGCGCAGGCAGATGTGGGAATCGCCATCGGTACGGGAACGGATGTGGCGATCGCCGCTAGCGATATTACATTGATTTCTGGTGACTTGCAAGGCATCGTCACCGCAATTCAACTCTCGCGTGCCACGATTCGCAATATCAGACAAAATCTGTTTTTTGCTTTCATCTATAACGTGGCGGGTATTCCAATCGCCGCAGGTCTTCTCTTTCCTTTCTTTGGTTGGTTGCTCAGTCCGATTATCGCAGGTGCGGCAATGGCATTTAGTTCTGTTTCGGTGGTGACAAATGCCCTGCGTCTGCGTAACTTCCATCCGAAAACTGCGCGCTAA
- a CDS encoding cupredoxin domain-containing protein, whose translation MVSKTAIVGGIASMGLVLGIASGQAVAQMSHEGMQRSETEQESQFRRIEQPLWLKGAVTVGGLGLIGLELWWFLLSKPKSQKAKTSQGVQEIEIAVDGGYEPSRVVVNVGQRVRLNFHRKDPSSCLEEIRFPDFHVAQNLPLNQVTPIEFTPDKPGTYTFTCGMNMFRGVVEVQPADSTPVASLTPVAPSTTVK comes from the coding sequence ATGGTAAGCAAAACTGCGATCGTAGGTGGTATCGCGAGTATGGGATTAGTATTAGGCATTGCTTCGGGTCAAGCAGTGGCACAAATGTCTCATGAAGGGATGCAACGCTCTGAAACAGAGCAGGAGAGTCAGTTTCGCCGTATCGAACAACCGTTATGGTTGAAAGGTGCAGTGACAGTTGGTGGTTTGGGATTAATTGGACTAGAGCTGTGGTGGTTTCTCCTCAGCAAGCCTAAGTCACAAAAAGCCAAGACAAGTCAGGGTGTTCAGGAAATTGAAATTGCTGTTGATGGTGGGTACGAACCCAGTCGAGTTGTGGTCAATGTAGGTCAAAGAGTCCGACTCAACTTCCACCGTAAAGATCCTAGCAGTTGTCTTGAAGAAATCCGATTTCCCGACTTTCATGTCGCCCAGAATCTCCCCCTCAACCAAGTCACACCCATCGAGTTCACACCCGACAAACCAGGGACTTATACTTTCACCTGTGGCATGAATATGTTTCGAGGAGTTGTCGAAGTTCAACCTGCCGATTCTACTCCTGTTGCCAGCTTAACGCCTGTTGCCCCATCTACTACTGTCAAATAA